A genomic segment from Nymphalis io chromosome 15, ilAglIoxx1.1, whole genome shotgun sequence encodes:
- the LOC126773773 gene encoding cationic amino acid transporter 2-like produces the protein MAGKWNSFCRILQRRRVFEPDQLDSGNLKRCLSVWDLTALGVGSSLGVGVYVLIGSVARHLAGPSIVLSFLIAAVAAVFAGMCYAEFGSRVPKAGSAYIYTYVAVGEFVAFIIGWDMILEAVFGTASVARGLSMYVDSMTNNTMSVWFESFAPMASANFSPYFDFFAFFIVIILGVLLAFGVRESTLVNNVFTAVNIVVILFIIFAGAFKADVNNWSIAPEPRQENENRGEGGFFPFGVWGMLKGAAVCFYGFVGFDSISSTGEEVRDPRRAIPLSIMSTQVIVFVVYAAVATVVTMMMPYYLQEKVASVATAFTYVGMDWARWIVTVGAVVGITASLYGSMFPLPRLLYSMATDGLLIHWFARVTTKRKSPMIATLVSTVIIAILAAILELNELILMMCIGTLLSYTVVACCVIILRYRSASISESSYVKQILGLGLRSPTKATSFIMNISLLLFICTCVTSGLVIHHVEYPIVYIALLHSIALFLIVVMAMQPQLKEELTFKTPLVPLVPCLSIYVNINLMMLIKLQTWIRVVVWMAIGIPVYFLCVCFYKQNVKHNLQDNINASGHMNVNGKAPVQIYVVSPTPPDTISRSNKGDEIIKQDDRIQVIDEKSQEDIAVSKVPFVTEEILVQHAYYEDNEEKEAKIIDLLDQVLQAEEDSYAEILSLKENNEEENVTKEQENIIHRKSLSDLSDAGSDASMGNQVLSKYDVIAEVHREDLPRVNEEEERSDRETEINQENDDIIEYEDITAFNDSDTNSQTDESGYSDTIDKTVLCESIDNLKDEEPKIPVPPPLDENFFVNPSFKKSYTISVRPPKPRTVDSDDESKNMPRASVQSNSSYDDTPMVFGSDKQMSFMSKLNNIFQNKIEIRKSENDEQTHRRRSNSTGNAVENNEFALNRGRPPIFLDLKNEIISQKVAQNLRPLNVEQIKQQTDDEDTDTSLSREDLKLKLESLFAAGGPKLSKSRVMKSNPPTPEESYQTDTSSTESISNIPKIEKNDTLGRQRTKFGEVLNSFRLTLNKEDDV, from the exons ATGGCAGGCAAGTGGAACTCGTTCTGCAGGATCCTGCAGCGGAGACGAGTCTTTGAACCTGACCAGCTGGATTCGGGAAATTTGAAAAG ATGCCTCTCAGTATGGGACCTCACTGCTTTAGGAGTGGGCAGTTCACTGGGCGTCGGCGTGTACGTGCTGATAGGCTCCGTTGCACGACATCTAGCAGGACCCTCCATAGTATTGTCGTTCCTAATTGCAGCTGTAGCCGCAGTTTTCGCTG GTATGTGTTATGCGGAATTCGGCTCCAGAGTGCCTAAAGCGGGATCAGCTTATATTTACACTTACGTAGCGGTGGGAGAGTTCGTTGCCTTCATCATCGGCTGGGATATGATCCTCGAGGCGGTATTTG GCACAGCAAGCGTAGCGCGTGGTCTCAGCATGTATGTCGACTCGATGACGAACAACACAATGTCGGTCTGGTTCGAATCGTTCGCACCGATGGCTTCCGCAAATTTTTCTCCGTATTTTGACTTTTTCGCCTTCTTCATAGTCATCATTCTAGGGG TTCTGCTCGCGTTCGGCGTCCGCGAATCGACTCTCGTAAACAATGTTTTCACCGCTGTCAACATCGTGGTCATCCTGTTTATTATCTTCGCTGGAGCGTTTAAAG CGGATGTCAACAACTGGAGCATAGCACCGGAACCGAGGCAAGAGAATGAGAACCGCGGCGAAGGTGGTTTCTTTCCGTTCGGTGTATGGGGGATGCTAAAAGGCGCAGCGGTTTGCTTCTATGGATTCGTGGGTTTTGATAGCATCAGCTCAACTGGAGAGGAG GTGCGGGACCCGCGTAGAGCTATCCCGTTATCAATAATGAGCACGCAAGTGATAGTGTTTGTGGTGTACGCCGCAGTAGCCACGGTAGTGACGATGATGATGCCATATTACTTGCag GAAAAAGTTGCGTCAGTCGCAACCGCGTTTACGTACGTCGGGATGGACTGGGCGCGTTGGATCGTTACTGTTGGCGCTGTAGTTGGGATCACTGCTAg TTTGTACGGTTCCATGTTTCCTCTACCTCGCCTGCTGTATTCGATGGCAACTGACGGTCTTCTGATCCATTGGTTTGCGCGCGTGACCACTAAAAGGAAATCACCGATGATAGCTACATTGGTGTCAACTGTTATTATAG CTATTTTAGCGGCGATTTTGGAACTGAATGAGTTAATATTAATGATGTGCATTGGTACTCTGTTATCGTACACCGTAGTCGCGTGTTGCGTTATTATACTAAG ATATCGATCGGCGAGTATTTCAGAATCGAGTTACGTCAAGCAGATTTTAGGGCTTGGTCTGAGATCACCGACTAAAGCTACGTCATTCATAATGAATATTTCGCTTTTACTTTTTA TTTGTACGTGTGTAACGTCAGGTCTAGTGATCCATCACGTTGAATATCCTATCGTGTATATAGCATTACTGCACTCGATAGCGTTATTTCTGATCGTCGTCATGGCAATGCAGCCCCAACTGAAAGAGGAGTTAACATTTAAG ACTCCCTTAGTACCACTCGTGCCGTGTTTAAGTATCTACGTGAACATAAACCTGATGATGCTGATTAAGCTGCAGACGTGGATTCGTGTCGTTGTTTGGATGGCGATTG GTATACCAGTGTATTTCCTatgtgtatgtttttataagcaaaatgtGAAACATAATCTTCAAGATAACATAAATGCTTCTGGTCATATGAATGTGAACGGCAAAGCACCGGTTCAAATATATGTTGTGTCACCGACGCCTCCTGATACTATATCACGTAGTAACAAAGGAGATGAAATCATAAAACAGGATGATCGAATACAAGTGATCGATGAGAAATCACAAGAGGATATCGCAGTTAGTAAAGTTCCGTTTGTAACTGAAGAAATATTAGTACAACACGCCTATTACGAAGACAACGAAGAGAAAGAAGCTAAGATAATAGATTTGTTGGACCAAGTCTTGCAAGCGGAAGAGGATTCTTATGCGGAAATATTGAGTTTAAAAGAGAACAATGAAGAAGAAAACGTTACAAAAGAGCAAGAAAACATTATTCATAGAAAATCCTTAAGTGATTTATCTGACGCTGGTTCGGATGCATCTATGGGTAATCAAGTGTTATCTAAATATGATGTTATCGCTGAAGTTCATAGAGAAGATTTGCCAAGAGTTaacgaagaagaagaaagaaGTGATAGAGAAACTGAAATTAATCAAGAAAACGACGATATAATTGAATACGAAGATATTACTGCTTTTAATGATAGTGATACTAATTCTCAAACGGATGAATCTGGATACTCAGATACTATCGATAAAACAGTTCTCTGCGAAtctattgataatttaaaagaCGAAGAACCAAAAATACCCGTCCCGCCGCCTTTAGATGAAAACTTTTTTGTGAATCCATCtttcaaaaaatcatatacaataTCAGTGAGGCCACCTAAGCCTAGAACAGTGGATTCAGACGATGAAAGTAAAAACATGCCTAGAGCAAGTGTTCAATCTAATTCCTCATATGACGACACACCGATGGTATTTGGAAGTGATAAGCAAATGAGTTTTATgtcgaaattaaataatatatttcaaaataaaatagaaatcagAAAATCAGAAAATGACGAACAAACTCACAGAAGACGATCGAATTCTACTGGAAACGCGGTAGAGAATAATGAATTTGCGTTGAATAGAGGCCGACCGCCAATATTTCTCGATctgaaaaatgaaataatatcacAAAAAGTGGCACAAAACTTACGACCTCTAAACGTAGAACAAATTAAGCAACAAACAGACGATGAGGATACAGACACGAGTCTAAGTCGagaagatttaaaattaaaactagaaAGTTTATTTGCAGCGGGAGGTCCAAAATTATCTAAATCTAGAGTTATGAAATCAAATCCACCGACACCCGAAGAGTCTTATCAAACTGATACTTCTAGCACTGAAAGCATATCGAATATACCCAAAATAGAGAAAAACGATACGTTAGGAAGACAAAGAACAAAGTTTGGGGAAGTTTTGAATTCATTTCGATTAACTCTTAATAAGGAAGATGACGTGTGA